One Candidatus Anaeroferrophillus wilburensis genomic region harbors:
- the dnaE gene encoding DNA polymerase III subunit alpha: MKHSNFVHLHLHTMYSLLDGAIRLEHLMKRASEFKMPAVAITDHGNMFGAVDFYQTAEKYGIKPIIGCEIYVAPGSRHEKRAGKDHDVGHHLVLLAKNRQGYQNLCQLVTKGYFEGFYYRPRIDKELLTLHHEGLIALSACLHGVVAVHLGRGERQKAEDELRFYRDLFTNRRFFLELQDNGIADQYQVNEQLLDLAETFKLPLVATNDCHYLMADDARAHEVLLCIQTGKHMDDPSRMQYGTDQLYFKSPEEMAASFADYPEAIANTIEIAERCNYKFEFGHYHPPHYVPPKGQSLNQYLEHQSRDGFGQRLPKIKQFYGADFTAELEEHYRMRLESELAMINKMGFAGYFLIVADFVNYARQRGIPVGPGRGSAAGSLVAYALKITDIDPLPYGLLFERFLNPERVSMPDIDMDFCIRGREEVIRYVTEKYGADRVAQIITFGKMQAKGVIRDVGRGLNMPYAEVDKIAKLIPSILNISLDQAMAMEKRLADLKKGSAQEQQLLKIAHALEGLNRHASIHAAGVVVTNHPLVEYLPLYSGQNGEIVTQYDMKKVEELGLIKFDFLGLKTLTVINNAVRLINRDQEAGYFDLGDIPLDDQQTYELLASGATTGVFQLESSGMQSLIRRLVPSCFEDIIALVALYRPGPLNSGMIDDFIDRKHGRQKNEYLLPELEPILKDTYGVIVYQEQVMKIAQVLAGYSLGEADILRRAMGKKKPEEMAKQRERFMSGAKANKIREKEAGDIFDLMAMFAEYGFNKSHSAAYAYISYQTAYLKAHYPVEFMAALLMEDMQNSDKVIKNIAECKEMKIKVLPPDVNESSISFTVVDEGIRFGLAAIKNVGGKAAEELIRERDENGMFSSIFDFCQRVDLQKVNKRVIESLIKAGAFDSTGVSRAKMAAVVEDAIDAGQRIMRDKQRGQLSLFDLVGDGHEEVDNGYSYPDIDEWSGKIKLANEREALGFYITGHPLQQRVAEMRRCGTVEIVKLTGFRDQSRVRIGGLVAAVKEKRTAKGKLMGFINLEDVTGTVDVTLFPDAFQLATPYIDSQEPLVIEGRVEVDDEKANAKVVATTVLSLKEATEKMVNRVVFTLQHKQLTTLQLSRLQKILSRHRGNCPGYVTVRMSHCEAVLSLSEQYNIQPSTELLQEVNDLFGYSVVEFQN, from the coding sequence ATGAAACACTCAAATTTTGTCCATCTTCACCTGCATACCATGTACAGTTTGCTTGATGGTGCTATCCGTTTGGAACACCTGATGAAGAGAGCCAGCGAGTTTAAAATGCCGGCGGTCGCCATCACTGACCATGGTAATATGTTCGGAGCAGTTGATTTTTATCAGACAGCCGAAAAATATGGCATCAAACCGATTATTGGTTGTGAAATCTACGTTGCTCCCGGCAGTCGTCATGAAAAACGGGCCGGAAAAGATCATGATGTTGGCCATCATCTGGTCCTTTTGGCGAAAAACCGGCAAGGCTACCAGAACCTCTGCCAGCTGGTTACCAAAGGCTATTTTGAGGGATTTTATTATCGGCCAAGGATTGACAAGGAGCTGCTTACCCTACACCATGAAGGTCTGATTGCCCTGAGTGCCTGCCTCCATGGGGTGGTTGCCGTGCATCTCGGCCGCGGGGAGCGGCAGAAGGCCGAAGATGAGCTCAGGTTTTACCGTGATTTATTTACCAACCGCCGTTTTTTTCTTGAACTTCAGGATAATGGTATCGCGGATCAGTACCAGGTCAATGAACAACTGCTTGATCTGGCTGAGACGTTTAAACTGCCGCTGGTGGCCACCAACGACTGCCATTACCTGATGGCTGATGATGCCCGGGCTCATGAAGTGCTTCTCTGTATTCAGACCGGGAAACATATGGATGATCCGAGCCGCATGCAGTATGGTACCGATCAGCTCTATTTTAAGTCGCCCGAGGAGATGGCTGCCAGTTTTGCCGACTATCCCGAGGCAATCGCCAATACCATTGAGATTGCCGAACGGTGCAACTACAAGTTTGAATTTGGCCATTATCATCCACCCCATTATGTCCCCCCTAAAGGACAGAGCCTGAACCAATACCTGGAGCACCAGAGCCGCGACGGGTTTGGCCAGCGGTTGCCGAAGATCAAGCAGTTTTATGGTGCGGATTTTACCGCTGAGCTTGAAGAACACTACCGCATGAGGCTTGAGTCCGAGCTGGCCATGATCAATAAGATGGGTTTCGCCGGTTATTTCCTCATCGTTGCTGATTTTGTCAATTATGCCCGGCAGCGAGGTATCCCCGTTGGCCCCGGCCGAGGGTCAGCGGCCGGTTCTCTGGTGGCCTATGCTCTGAAAATTACCGATATTGATCCGCTGCCCTACGGCCTGCTTTTTGAGCGCTTTCTCAATCCTGAACGGGTCTCCATGCCGGATATTGATATGGATTTCTGCATCAGGGGCCGTGAAGAGGTTATCCGCTATGTGACGGAAAAATATGGTGCCGATCGGGTTGCCCAGATTATTACCTTTGGTAAAATGCAGGCCAAGGGGGTTATCCGGGATGTGGGGCGCGGTCTCAATATGCCTTATGCCGAGGTTGATAAAATAGCCAAGCTTATTCCCTCGATCCTCAATATCTCTCTCGATCAGGCGATGGCGATGGAAAAGCGGCTGGCTGACCTTAAAAAGGGGTCGGCCCAGGAGCAGCAGCTGCTGAAAATCGCCCATGCCTTGGAGGGGCTGAATCGCCATGCCTCCATTCACGCCGCCGGGGTTGTGGTTACCAACCACCCACTGGTTGAGTATCTGCCCCTATATAGCGGTCAGAATGGTGAAATCGTCACCCAGTATGACATGAAAAAGGTTGAGGAACTGGGACTGATAAAATTTGATTTTCTCGGCCTGAAAACCCTGACGGTGATCAATAACGCGGTGCGGCTGATCAACCGTGATCAGGAAGCAGGGTATTTCGATCTTGGTGATATTCCCCTTGATGATCAGCAGACCTATGAACTGCTGGCTTCCGGAGCGACGACCGGGGTGTTCCAGCTGGAAAGCAGCGGCATGCAGTCCCTGATCCGGCGCCTGGTACCCAGCTGTTTTGAGGACATTATCGCCCTGGTGGCTCTTTATCGACCAGGACCCCTGAACAGCGGCATGATTGACGACTTCATCGATCGCAAACACGGCCGGCAGAAAAATGAATACCTCCTGCCCGAGCTGGAGCCGATCCTGAAAGACACCTATGGCGTCATTGTTTACCAGGAACAGGTGATGAAGATTGCCCAGGTGCTGGCCGGCTATTCCCTGGGCGAGGCGGATATCCTGCGCCGGGCAATGGGTAAAAAGAAGCCTGAAGAGATGGCGAAGCAGCGGGAACGGTTTATGTCCGGGGCAAAAGCCAATAAAATCCGTGAAAAGGAAGCGGGTGATATTTTTGATTTGATGGCCATGTTTGCCGAATATGGCTTCAATAAATCACATTCCGCGGCCTACGCTTATATCTCCTATCAGACCGCCTATCTGAAAGCTCATTATCCGGTTGAATTCATGGCCGCCCTCCTGATGGAGGATATGCAGAATTCGGATAAGGTCATTAAAAATATTGCTGAATGCAAGGAGATGAAGATTAAGGTACTCCCCCCTGATGTTAACGAAAGCAGCATTTCGTTTACGGTTGTGGATGAGGGGATTCGCTTCGGCCTGGCAGCGATCAAAAATGTCGGTGGTAAAGCTGCAGAGGAGCTGATTCGTGAGCGGGATGAGAATGGCATGTTCAGCTCTATTTTTGATTTTTGCCAGCGGGTTGATCTCCAGAAGGTGAATAAAAGGGTGATTGAAAGCCTCATTAAGGCGGGGGCTTTTGATTCCACTGGTGTCAGCCGGGCTAAAATGGCTGCTGTTGTTGAGGATGCCATCGATGCCGGTCAGCGGATCATGCGGGATAAACAGCGGGGACAGCTTTCCCTTTTTGATCTGGTTGGCGATGGCCATGAAGAGGTTGACAATGGCTATAGCTATCCGGATATTGATGAGTGGTCCGGTAAAATAAAATTGGCTAATGAACGGGAAGCGCTCGGTTTCTATATTACCGGCCACCCGCTCCAGCAGCGGGTGGCGGAGATGCGCCGCTGCGGCACGGTGGAGATAGTCAAATTGACCGGCTTCCGTGATCAGTCACGGGTTCGTATTGGCGGTCTGGTCGCGGCCGTTAAGGAAAAACGGACGGCTAAAGGAAAACTGATGGGCTTTATAAATCTGGAAGATGTCACGGGAACGGTTGACGTGACCTTGTTTCCCGATGCCTTTCAGCTTGCCACCCCCTATATTGACAGCCAGGAGCCGTTGGTTATCGAAGGCCGGGTTGAAGTGGATGATGAAAAGGCAAATGCAAAGGTCGTGGCGACAACAGTTCTGAGCCTTAAGGAAGCGACGGAAAAAATGGTCAACCGGGTAGTGTTCACCTTGCAGCATAAACAGCTGACCACGTTGCAGCTGTCGCGGCTGCAGAAAATTTTGTCCCGCCACCGGGGGAATTGTCCCGGTTATGTAACGGTTCGCATGTCCCATTGCGAGGCCGTATTATCATTGTCCGAACAGTACAATATCCAGCCATCCACAGAGCTGCTGCAGGAGGTGAACGACCTGTTTGGTTACAGTGTGGTGGAATTTCAAAATTGA
- a CDS encoding dynamin family protein — protein MLSDAANKQLAGLRHCLTTLKDTLRSMAVSMPDKHQRVDKWTATTNELLHLTSQFTLPITVIGPIKSGKSTLLNMLIGQPLLPMGAGITTTFLTTVSHGQLQGEITLIPPDQINTLFQNSCYYLLGEELEDAAISLFTAEHRQHIETLLQNYSRTTTVTRYGSFNEHYRQLKNLLAAFATINSYYEAEQLSKTFTPDQLPQFTSFITNEPLSTYLEQAHLTCPFSSFPEYVVLQDCQGLDTPSPGQQAVAIQQLASSPLLIYVISSRMGLRQADYYLFEHLRQLGLDTRLFFVLNCDFMEHQSVDNMNAILKRCEEELAELGFSQPCYAFSALYHLYDQQRQASSLGKVEEQRWALWQEETAKKAQSSAARETFLRHLHEIVSQEASQSLTHHLNSRITHIATQSQALVRARKQLIANHRQEIGATVDDYEESREQLAQVEEQLTSTLTTITLQLEKEYFKKTESWFSKNSSESIITALEDIINNYETPKDLLPDKTKNPLLPVKILERHFQQSVHQRLQEKLEITVRQQWSGMEKKLNTAVDEQCAPLFFLLEKATGRTISHQEQQNLPAPINWVATMPSFSFTLPITERFAAVAKISLVGKILLDKIRRLRKKSSWSESIRAQLQDHAKEELKGRLLDYQEQIKFLFLRPYLQKYAQLLKDFFTDFLHLSTTDMARKQDGLLEENLHQEELLAILNDLDHQLQRILAELPHAVSQSSS, from the coding sequence ATGCTCTCAGATGCGGCCAACAAACAGCTTGCCGGCTTGCGCCACTGCCTCACAACCCTAAAAGACACCCTCCGCAGTATGGCGGTAAGCATGCCGGATAAACATCAGCGGGTGGATAAATGGACGGCAACCACCAACGAGCTCTTGCATTTGACCAGTCAGTTTACGCTGCCGATAACGGTGATCGGACCGATAAAATCGGGGAAGAGCACCCTTTTGAATATGCTCATCGGACAGCCTCTCCTGCCGATGGGAGCCGGTATAACCACTACCTTTCTGACCACCGTCAGTCATGGTCAGCTGCAGGGGGAAATAACCCTCATTCCACCGGACCAAATAAACACCCTGTTCCAGAACAGCTGCTACTATCTGCTGGGGGAAGAACTTGAAGATGCCGCCATCTCCCTTTTCACCGCTGAGCATCGCCAACATATTGAGACACTTCTGCAAAACTATTCCCGCACAACAACGGTAACCAGATACGGAAGTTTCAACGAACATTACCGGCAATTAAAAAACCTGCTGGCTGCTTTTGCCACTATCAACTCCTACTATGAGGCTGAACAGCTCAGCAAAACATTTACCCCCGACCAGTTGCCTCAGTTCACCAGCTTTATTACCAATGAACCTCTTTCCACCTATCTTGAACAGGCACACCTTACCTGTCCCTTCAGTTCGTTTCCTGAGTATGTCGTCCTCCAGGATTGCCAGGGTCTCGACACCCCGAGCCCCGGACAACAGGCAGTTGCCATTCAGCAGTTGGCCAGCAGCCCCCTTTTGATCTACGTTATCAGCAGCCGCATGGGCCTCCGCCAGGCAGACTATTATCTCTTTGAACATCTAAGGCAGCTTGGGCTTGATACACGGCTGTTTTTCGTCCTCAACTGCGACTTCATGGAACACCAATCCGTTGATAACATGAATGCCATCTTAAAACGCTGTGAGGAGGAACTGGCGGAATTGGGATTCAGCCAGCCATGTTATGCCTTTTCCGCCCTCTACCACCTGTATGATCAACAGCGGCAGGCGTCTTCCCTGGGAAAGGTTGAAGAGCAGCGCTGGGCTCTCTGGCAGGAGGAAACAGCAAAAAAAGCGCAGTCGTCAGCCGCCCGGGAAACCTTTCTCCGGCATCTCCATGAAATCGTCAGCCAGGAGGCAAGTCAGTCACTCACGCACCACCTGAACAGCAGGATAACCCATATTGCCACCCAAAGCCAGGCCCTGGTCAGGGCCAGGAAGCAGCTGATTGCCAACCACCGTCAGGAGATCGGCGCAACGGTAGATGATTATGAGGAAAGCCGGGAGCAGCTGGCACAGGTGGAAGAACAACTGACCAGCACCCTGACAACTATCACCCTGCAACTGGAGAAAGAGTATTTTAAAAAAACCGAGTCGTGGTTTTCTAAAAACAGCTCAGAAAGCATCATCACAGCCCTTGAAGATATTATCAACAACTACGAGACACCGAAAGATCTGCTGCCCGACAAGACCAAAAACCCCTTGTTGCCGGTAAAAATTCTCGAACGTCATTTTCAACAGTCCGTTCACCAGCGGCTACAGGAAAAACTGGAAATCACCGTCAGACAACAGTGGAGCGGGATGGAGAAAAAGCTCAATACGGCCGTGGATGAACAGTGTGCACCGCTGTTCTTCCTGCTGGAAAAGGCAACCGGCAGAACAATCAGCCATCAGGAACAGCAAAACCTGCCGGCGCCGATCAACTGGGTTGCCACCATGCCGTCATTCAGTTTCACCCTGCCCATTACCGAACGCTTTGCAGCCGTAGCCAAGATATCACTGGTTGGTAAAATTCTGCTCGACAAAATTCGCCGGCTGCGCAAAAAATCATCCTGGTCCGAGTCCATCCGCGCCCAGCTCCAGGATCATGCCAAAGAAGAGTTAAAAGGGCGGCTGCTGGATTATCAGGAACAGATAAAGTTTCTTTTCCTGCGGCCTTACCTGCAAAAATATGCCCAACTGCTGAAAGATTTTTTTACCGACTTTCTCCATCTGAGCACTACGGACATGGCCCGTAAGCAAGATGGCCTGCTGGAAGAAAATCTTCATCAGGAAGAATTATTGGCCATCCTCAACGATCTTGACCATCAGCTGCAGCGTATTTTGGCCGAGCTTCCCCACGCAGTCTCCCAATCATCAAGCTGA